The Fibrobacter sp. UWT2 genome includes a window with the following:
- a CDS encoding acyl-CoA carboxylase subunit beta gives MWNEKYIAKLDSYLAQAQAAGGAARVDKQHQSGKCTARERMEMLFDEGTFVEVGALRKSSNRVLKESKVVLGDGVVTGYGKVNGRLVFASSQDFTVGGGSLGQCHAEKICRVMDMAVEAGAPFVAMNDSGGARIDEGVFSLAGYSAIMARNVWASGVIPQIAVIMGPCAGGACYSPALSDFIFMTQNTSQMFLTGPAVVKQVMGENITAAELGGAPVHTSKSGVAHFMYEDDKKCLEGVRKLLSYLPQSNRKESAECNCKIAEAAKNDEGFFKKLFSKSESTEVAASFDNSASIQDIVPDNYKQAYDVKSVIAAFADADSFFEVQSDWGKNVVIGFARLNGEAIGIVANQPKVLAGSLDVDGSDKAGRFVRFCDAFNIPLLALADVPGYMPGSKQEYSGIIRHGAKLLYAFAEATVPKVTLILRKAFGGAYIAMNSKDVGADYVFALPIAQVAVMGAEGAVEIINKKEIAAAPDPVAARAQCIAKYEEELMNPYVAASMGVVDEVIHPADVRKRLIAAFDALKTKEQKRHWKKHANIPL, from the coding sequence ATGTGGAACGAAAAGTATATCGCCAAGTTGGATAGCTACCTGGCCCAGGCCCAGGCAGCAGGTGGGGCTGCTCGTGTCGATAAGCAGCACCAGTCCGGAAAGTGCACTGCCCGCGAACGCATGGAAATGCTGTTCGACGAAGGTACGTTTGTAGAAGTCGGTGCGCTTCGCAAGTCGAGCAACCGCGTGCTCAAGGAAAGCAAGGTCGTCTTGGGTGACGGCGTCGTGACCGGTTACGGCAAGGTGAATGGCCGTCTGGTGTTTGCATCCTCCCAGGACTTTACGGTGGGTGGCGGCTCCTTGGGCCAGTGCCACGCTGAAAAGATTTGCCGCGTGATGGATATGGCTGTCGAAGCCGGTGCTCCGTTTGTCGCCATGAACGATAGCGGTGGAGCCCGTATCGACGAAGGCGTGTTCTCGCTCGCTGGCTATAGCGCCATCATGGCCCGTAACGTTTGGGCTTCTGGCGTGATTCCGCAGATTGCCGTGATCATGGGCCCCTGCGCTGGTGGCGCCTGCTATTCTCCGGCTCTCAGCGACTTCATTTTCATGACTCAGAACACGAGCCAGATGTTCCTCACCGGCCCGGCAGTCGTGAAGCAGGTGATGGGCGAAAACATCACCGCCGCTGAACTCGGTGGCGCTCCGGTGCATACCTCCAAGTCCGGTGTGGCTCACTTCATGTACGAAGACGACAAGAAGTGCCTCGAAGGTGTCCGCAAGCTCCTCAGCTACTTGCCGCAGAGCAACCGCAAGGAATCTGCCGAATGCAACTGCAAGATTGCCGAAGCTGCCAAGAACGACGAAGGCTTCTTCAAGAAGCTGTTCTCCAAGTCCGAATCGACCGAAGTTGCCGCTTCCTTCGACAACAGCGCCTCTATCCAGGACATCGTTCCGGATAACTACAAGCAGGCTTACGACGTGAAGTCCGTGATTGCCGCCTTTGCCGATGCCGACAGCTTCTTTGAAGTGCAGAGCGACTGGGGCAAGAACGTGGTGATTGGCTTTGCTCGCCTGAACGGTGAAGCCATCGGTATCGTGGCTAACCAGCCGAAGGTGCTCGCCGGTTCCTTGGACGTGGACGGTTCCGACAAGGCTGGCCGCTTTGTTCGCTTCTGCGACGCGTTCAACATTCCGCTGCTCGCCCTCGCTGACGTTCCGGGTTACATGCCGGGTTCCAAGCAGGAATACTCGGGCATCATCCGCCACGGTGCAAAGCTCCTTTACGCCTTTGCCGAAGCGACCGTGCCGAAGGTGACGCTCATTCTGCGCAAGGCTTTCGGTGGCGCCTACATCGCCATGAACAGCAAGGACGTGGGTGCCGACTACGTGTTCGCCCTCCCGATTGCCCAGGTGGCCGTGATGGGTGCCGAAGGTGCCGTGGAAATTATCAACAAGAAGGAAATCGCTGCAGCTCCGGATCCGGTGGCCGCTCGCGCCCAGTGCATCGCCAAGTACGAAGAAGAACTGATGAACCCCTACGTTGCCGCCTCCATGGGCGTGGTCGACGAAGTGATTCACCCGGCCGATGTTCGTAAGCGCCTGATTGCCGCTTTTGACGCCTTGAAGACCAAGGAACAGAAGCGTCACTGGAAGAAGCACGCAAATATACCGCTGTAA
- a CDS encoding S8 family serine peptidase, with the protein MNSTKIIAAAVMACSIASQAQLLEKYEMPAKKSQSLAASETIDRMDPEVRKFVNNRKTKKVLRQKVVKSDLLGRKGASKSASVKDSVVYVTNSADTEKMRVIVSRISKDPFVDIDGYTDEVYYDENRKQLVYSFNGKQMSASEYKAAKDKWQKKYDRAAKKISAPVIKNLTAAEIEQEYNSSDEVYVSSMPNFVQDEIVGLTDGHYAATADVMWGINGLKTSGFDAGYKGQNIGVYFSEPGCADRGTLGSYYQELYCSGRGNGHAAKVGKLLNSTAPSAKLYGQDANSNVYLSNPSSKNIMIGSHSWHYARVYDRFYTVDDADMDQDAYSNRITHFVAAGNKVSEPDYYILTPGRSINAITVGAVYPTKEAYGVNNGYLMTEYTFHINPDINHHGDGNAKPEVLNFTNFKLSDGILFGGTSASTPFTAGMAAVLMSQRAEFQKSPEKVKAVMLAAEGIQTLNAEDIDYDDAKFTAQIPSYKLMNKAYIKGWPGKTEQQIFGSNNHGNDAYTTVTRTVQKGKRYRAAIAWMEPAYYITTNKQLAYDFDLAVFGTPVGTRGYQSQSLFNNFEVLDFVPKQSGDVQFRIVNYRNEVPSKPIYLAFSFVQVD; encoded by the coding sequence ATGAACTCTACGAAGATTATTGCTGCTGCTGTAATGGCATGCAGCATTGCGTCTCAAGCTCAATTGCTTGAAAAGTATGAAATGCCTGCAAAGAAATCGCAATCTTTGGCGGCTTCTGAAACGATTGATCGTATGGATCCGGAAGTTCGTAAGTTTGTGAATAATCGTAAAACGAAAAAAGTTTTACGCCAAAAGGTTGTTAAATCTGACCTTTTGGGCCGTAAGGGCGCTAGCAAGAGTGCATCCGTAAAGGATTCTGTCGTTTATGTGACGAATAGTGCTGATACGGAAAAAATGCGAGTTATTGTTAGTCGTATTAGCAAAGATCCGTTTGTTGACATAGATGGCTACACTGATGAAGTCTATTATGATGAAAATAGAAAACAGCTCGTTTATTCCTTTAACGGAAAGCAAATGAGTGCGTCTGAATATAAGGCTGCTAAGGATAAGTGGCAGAAGAAATATGACAGAGCTGCTAAAAAGATTTCTGCTCCTGTCATAAAGAATCTTACAGCGGCAGAAATTGAACAGGAATATAATTCTTCGGATGAAGTTTATGTTTCATCGATGCCTAATTTTGTTCAGGATGAAATTGTTGGATTGACTGATGGACATTATGCTGCAACTGCCGATGTCATGTGGGGAATAAACGGCTTGAAAACATCTGGTTTTGATGCCGGCTATAAGGGTCAAAATATTGGTGTGTATTTCTCAGAGCCGGGTTGTGCTGATCGTGGAACCTTGGGGTCGTATTATCAAGAACTCTATTGCTCTGGAAGAGGAAATGGGCATGCGGCCAAGGTGGGCAAACTGTTGAACTCTACAGCACCTTCTGCAAAATTGTATGGGCAAGATGCTAACAGCAATGTGTATCTTTCCAATCCTAGTTCCAAAAATATTATGATTGGATCGCATTCATGGCATTATGCTCGCGTATACGATAGATTCTATACGGTTGATGATGCAGACATGGACCAAGATGCTTATTCTAATCGTATTACTCATTTTGTAGCTGCTGGCAATAAGGTGAGTGAACCTGATTACTATATCTTGACTCCGGGCAGAAGTATTAATGCTATTACTGTTGGTGCTGTTTATCCTACAAAGGAAGCTTATGGTGTCAATAATGGGTATTTGATGACGGAATATACCTTCCATATCAATCCTGACATTAACCACCATGGAGATGGCAATGCAAAGCCGGAAGTTTTGAATTTTACGAATTTTAAGCTCTCTGATGGAATTCTTTTTGGTGGAACGAGTGCTTCGACACCCTTTACGGCGGGTATGGCTGCAGTGCTGATGTCTCAGCGTGCCGAATTCCAAAAAAGCCCTGAAAAAGTGAAGGCTGTGATGCTTGCTGCAGAAGGTATCCAAACTCTGAATGCGGAAGATATTGACTATGATGATGCCAAGTTTACAGCGCAGATTCCGTCGTATAAACTTATGAATAAAGCTTATATAAAGGGGTGGCCTGGTAAAACTGAACAGCAAATTTTCGGTTCGAATAATCATGGAAATGATGCCTATACGACTGTGACGAGAACTGTTCAAAAGGGAAAACGCTATAGAGCTGCAATTGCTTGGATGGAACCTGCTTACTATATAACAACAAACAAGCAACTTGCCTATGACTTTGATTTGGCTGTCTTTGGTACGCCGGTTGGTACTAGAGGATATCAGTCTCAGAGTCTGTTCAATAACTTTGAAGTATTGGACTTTGTTCCTAAGCAGTCTGGAGATGTTCAGTTTAGAATTGTCAACTACAGAAATGAGGTCCCGAGCAAGCCTATTTATTTGGCCTTTAGCTTTGTTCAGGTTGACTAA
- the sprA gene encoding cell surface protein SprA produces the protein MFFEGLKRLWPVATVALAVGIAWSQSDSVSVVSASEAEAAEPDPAETEWQPTYQYISLPPSVTPLNGLLPFGGIGASPTLMSTNKGQVFSHDIDVSTREMDVSEKRVNSVSRDTTTLWTAHYPELADYVSDMYSIGQKSLWLNDLVGKANDGYETPETGSVFDITIPVTMPAWMRDFGLDKPKLMLQGTMDIRLKGYGEKDDAEGSTNTSLWPSPTLNYTPNFMVKGKIGPYITVEINNVEEGLGARNQVRVVYEESYKDEFEDYILQRVEAGTTNLALTGTELTGYSENHQGLFGIKADWKLGDWRLTTIASQDGGDQEEYSLKASETVSEFQILDKQFVAYRYYFLNYDARDKYVREVTNSGRKASTYNATSLKLYKRGATNAKTGVIDNVYVKYVTPNGKTVTKLVERLTEIPGTDFSYDQKMGVIKVNGISRNTLLAASWAEDRGGKSSVKDGDTITLIQWDATLSELVDIDKLMLRNVYSIGISDASSSSFVLRMKNKSGISGDFLKKLGLVDTTTGTPLVNDATIFKKDGTGNYTGEMWLPCKKSSDAVYSDKSNAEELAKQNCLEPLRNLDSSAAMAQLYTLPVYNLSRYTNRFYFESVGKRRSSTISVRDPSSSYSVSGSSCMDISPGTEKVTAGSTTLIRGTDYEVNYELGQIELLSERALDPNKDIKVSYECEPLFEIDNKLLLGARAELPLDLYGMGAGSVFGITALYKSQSTTAKTPTLGNEPYSSVLWGMNLRLQDTVPALTELVNLIPGINTTAQSSWRYEAEFAASRHNANTSDDQSAFVEDFEATTSGLTYPLSRLSWYQASPPGGVESDRSTFIEKLDYKHQGEFIWHSNNTELYKNIYTPVGNSDVDNQHLTVLKMTLRANDNLAGNSWGGIMRPNSSYYQDLSDMKYIEVVARGNVGSLYLDLGLVSEDLSINGWSPNGEYNGENDIGTTTALHDKGLDGLSGTDEFDTVWDCRTTPCKGTEHSIRMGNVDASTNDISRDNYDDDLEDESDPPKQMNGTENNSGERTYDTEDINRNGSLDKDISFVRYRIDLSDTNKVNFEELRNGWRKWRIPLNQYDTIVSSTGSDYLTILAEAQFSRLWLGKLNNGVSEAKVQIVNLAVVGNAWEETTVADFYQTSSTEHSQIVEVNGVEMKVSENVMSRDTSYISVKTINNREDANKYHKSPNTRTERDSDSNAPLKETALVLDYHNISPGQEVGVTRIFETDVKDFSNYRSLKMEIHYKAKDGVTDVPVRFAIQFGEGSLEGSNDYYEWSFRPVNYSCNKGNGERESDCHERNWLDNAFAMDVADFTDLKRGRRPPYLNAVVKDLGGDRDEKIRLVGNPSITSVDWMRFVIIADSSASEADLDSGTFWLDDLRLSDMDTEWGYAARTGGQVNFADFISLSGTIRYQDGNFATLSTSNGSPKPKTSAAASQLDVAGDFTMNLNKFLNDSSGFHIPLSLGYHSSTKRPYMKPTDDMMLKKSSFVDLTGDMFQNKLAVNSNREEQDLRDNAESKGYQSYTRDKSFGISYRKDYHAHDSKLGEVMSQIFLDRPAVSYSYNESEGRATTSADSSYSYHTVIEYKLGTFSNFKFRPLDGLSKYEWLKPISKSEFEPWPQTFDLTVFDLNYIRYVNQNRDPDYVEPQVDKIVTYTTELNHKLNMRWNIFSFLTTNYSLNIKRDMYGGGDREAFVKKNFFTSRDGGLFASDYIFDYDHTDHRVYVSGDSIVAVPYDTIPKVSESGDTFAIDMQNPNSYEIRYDTTVFYKVDSVGSKSYGKSYGILRNERARSQQFKIGFNPRLIPFLPFSANFSSDFNQQKTIPDDFDFMDETSIEKNYWTISQTNRFEFSPSLKVLDLARSFGKENPVASAFDKVKWREVRFNWTASTNTVGENFTLAQLYEDQGVTPLQYYLYGLGLGNGYRNRGFYNIVTGDMGLDHRDDFTRFAQYRNRHVDTLVYQGNFRHSVSRQFQVGSGITLPIWDIGVTGDLQWKEDFSQSREYPMYIDTTTVWPKIGVGVTVPNFAQRISFLNRFRSVSTYHRFDYAYTTTVHPFQSAEDSWSQSINFNPLIRITFLLQNSMRIENSVRMKIEDTDRRPKEEVIGITTWPDSSGTGKDTSDYFWETPWIHTSLYNDFMFNIGDDFTITYPLKLDKAVKFFKWFFKFKNSIDLKLTAGYDYKKTIRKEYDPDEGYNKWNKESGTDGVFKQWTFDDGLYGNVRDTVAYNPKLSLTDRTVPSRTHEWFIRPSAGYQFNKIASMSSYIEYRQIHEKLDDETPHLRQILQFEIALMLRFD, from the coding sequence GTGTTTTTTGAAGGTCTAAAACGCTTGTGGCCGGTGGCGACTGTCGCCCTTGCCGTAGGAATCGCCTGGTCCCAGAGCGATTCTGTTTCGGTTGTGTCTGCAAGTGAGGCCGAAGCGGCTGAGCCCGACCCGGCAGAGACCGAGTGGCAGCCCACTTACCAGTACATTTCTCTCCCTCCTTCGGTAACTCCGCTTAATGGGCTTTTGCCTTTTGGCGGCATTGGCGCTTCGCCGACGCTCATGAGTACCAACAAGGGGCAGGTCTTTAGTCACGATATCGATGTCTCGACTCGTGAGATGGACGTGAGCGAAAAGCGTGTGAACTCCGTTTCTCGCGATACCACCACCTTGTGGACGGCGCATTACCCCGAATTGGCGGATTATGTGTCTGACATGTACAGCATTGGCCAGAAGAGCTTGTGGCTGAACGATTTGGTGGGTAAGGCCAACGACGGCTATGAAACGCCCGAAACCGGTTCGGTGTTCGACATTACCATTCCGGTGACCATGCCTGCATGGATGCGCGACTTTGGCTTGGACAAGCCGAAGCTGATGCTCCAGGGTACCATGGATATCCGCTTGAAGGGTTACGGCGAAAAGGATGATGCCGAAGGTAGTACCAATACGAGCCTGTGGCCCAGCCCGACTCTGAACTACACGCCGAACTTCATGGTGAAGGGCAAAATCGGTCCTTACATCACGGTTGAAATCAACAACGTGGAAGAAGGCTTGGGCGCGCGTAACCAGGTGCGCGTGGTTTACGAAGAATCTTACAAGGACGAATTCGAAGATTACATTCTGCAGCGCGTCGAAGCCGGTACCACAAACCTTGCCTTGACCGGTACGGAACTCACGGGTTACTCCGAGAACCACCAGGGCCTGTTCGGTATCAAGGCCGACTGGAAACTGGGCGACTGGCGCCTTACGACCATTGCCTCGCAGGATGGTGGCGATCAGGAAGAATACAGCCTGAAGGCTAGTGAAACGGTTTCGGAATTCCAGATTTTGGATAAACAGTTCGTCGCTTACCGTTATTACTTCTTGAATTACGACGCCAGGGATAAGTATGTCCGCGAAGTGACGAACTCGGGTAGAAAGGCTTCGACCTATAATGCGACGAGCTTGAAACTTTACAAGCGCGGCGCTACCAATGCCAAGACCGGCGTGATTGACAATGTGTATGTCAAGTATGTGACTCCCAACGGAAAAACGGTCACCAAGCTGGTGGAACGCTTGACTGAAATTCCTGGTACCGACTTTAGCTATGACCAGAAGATGGGCGTGATAAAGGTGAATGGCATTAGCCGCAACACCTTGCTTGCCGCAAGCTGGGCTGAAGATCGCGGTGGTAAGTCTTCGGTGAAAGATGGCGATACCATTACGCTTATCCAATGGGATGCAACCCTTTCGGAACTCGTTGATATCGACAAGTTGATGTTGCGTAACGTGTACTCCATCGGTATTTCGGATGCCAGTTCTTCGAGCTTCGTGTTGCGCATGAAGAACAAGTCTGGCATTTCGGGCGACTTCCTCAAGAAACTGGGCTTGGTGGATACCACTACGGGAACTCCGCTGGTGAACGACGCTACCATCTTCAAGAAGGATGGTACCGGCAATTACACGGGCGAAATGTGGCTCCCTTGTAAAAAGTCTTCGGACGCGGTTTACTCGGACAAGAGCAATGCCGAAGAACTCGCCAAGCAGAACTGCTTGGAACCGTTGCGTAACCTGGATTCTTCTGCTGCCATGGCTCAGCTTTATACGCTGCCGGTCTATAACCTTTCTCGCTACACGAACCGTTTCTACTTCGAATCGGTGGGCAAGCGCCGCAGCTCTACGATTAGCGTACGTGACCCGAGCTCGAGCTATTCTGTGAGTGGTAGTTCCTGTATGGATATTTCGCCGGGTACTGAAAAGGTGACTGCTGGCTCTACGACCCTTATTCGCGGCACCGACTATGAAGTGAACTACGAACTGGGCCAGATTGAACTTTTGAGTGAACGCGCCCTTGACCCGAACAAGGATATCAAGGTGAGCTACGAATGCGAACCCCTGTTCGAAATCGACAACAAACTCTTGTTGGGTGCCCGTGCGGAACTGCCTCTTGATCTGTATGGCATGGGCGCCGGTTCTGTGTTCGGCATTACCGCTTTGTACAAGAGCCAGAGCACTACGGCTAAGACCCCGACTCTGGGTAACGAACCTTATTCCAGCGTGCTGTGGGGCATGAACCTCCGCCTGCAGGATACCGTGCCCGCCCTCACCGAACTGGTGAACCTGATTCCGGGCATTAACACGACGGCGCAGTCGAGCTGGCGTTACGAAGCGGAATTTGCTGCTAGCCGCCACAATGCGAACACGAGCGATGATCAGTCTGCCTTTGTGGAAGATTTTGAAGCGACAACGTCTGGCTTGACTTATCCTCTTTCTCGTCTTTCCTGGTACCAGGCGTCGCCTCCGGGCGGTGTTGAATCGGATCGTTCTACTTTTATTGAAAAGCTTGACTATAAGCACCAGGGTGAATTCATTTGGCACAGCAACAATACGGAACTGTACAAGAATATCTACACGCCGGTGGGTAACTCCGATGTGGATAACCAGCACTTGACCGTTTTGAAGATGACTCTCCGCGCAAATGACAACCTGGCCGGAAATTCCTGGGGCGGTATCATGCGCCCGAACAGTAGCTACTACCAGGATTTGAGCGACATGAAGTACATCGAGGTGGTGGCCCGTGGTAACGTGGGTTCCCTTTACCTCGATCTCGGTTTGGTGAGCGAAGACCTTTCGATTAACGGTTGGTCGCCGAACGGTGAATACAACGGCGAAAATGATATCGGTACGACGACCGCCTTGCATGACAAGGGTCTTGACGGCTTGAGCGGAACCGACGAATTCGATACGGTGTGGGACTGCCGCACGACTCCTTGTAAGGGCACGGAACATAGTATCCGAATGGGGAACGTGGATGCTTCCACGAACGATATTTCTCGCGATAACTACGACGATGACCTGGAAGACGAAAGCGATCCGCCTAAGCAGATGAACGGTACCGAAAATAACTCCGGTGAACGCACCTACGATACCGAAGATATTAACAGGAACGGATCTCTAGATAAGGACATCAGCTTTGTCCGTTACCGCATTGATTTGTCCGACACCAACAAGGTGAATTTCGAAGAACTGAGAAACGGCTGGCGCAAGTGGCGTATTCCCTTGAACCAGTACGACACCATTGTTTCTTCGACGGGTAGCGACTACCTGACGATTCTTGCGGAAGCCCAGTTCAGTAGGCTTTGGCTCGGTAAGTTGAACAACGGCGTTTCTGAAGCCAAGGTGCAAATCGTGAACCTTGCCGTGGTCGGTAACGCTTGGGAAGAAACGACTGTGGCGGATTTCTACCAGACTTCTTCTACTGAACATTCTCAAATCGTTGAAGTGAACGGCGTGGAAATGAAGGTGTCCGAGAACGTGATGTCCCGTGATACCAGCTACATTAGCGTGAAAACGATTAACAACCGCGAAGATGCAAACAAGTATCACAAGTCGCCCAATACCCGCACTGAAAGAGATTCGGATTCCAATGCGCCCCTTAAGGAAACCGCATTGGTGCTGGATTACCACAATATCAGTCCGGGCCAGGAAGTGGGCGTTACCCGTATTTTTGAAACCGATGTGAAGGACTTCTCGAACTATCGCTCCCTGAAAATGGAAATCCATTATAAGGCGAAGGACGGCGTGACCGATGTTCCGGTGCGCTTCGCCATTCAGTTCGGTGAAGGATCTCTTGAAGGCTCCAACGATTACTACGAATGGAGCTTCCGCCCGGTAAATTACTCCTGCAACAAGGGCAACGGTGAACGCGAATCGGATTGCCATGAACGCAACTGGCTCGACAACGCCTTCGCCATGGATGTTGCTGACTTTACGGATTTGAAGCGTGGCCGTCGTCCGCCTTACCTGAATGCAGTCGTCAAGGATCTTGGCGGTGACCGTGATGAAAAGATTCGCTTGGTGGGTAACCCTTCGATTACCAGCGTCGACTGGATGCGCTTTGTGATTATCGCTGACTCCAGCGCTTCTGAAGCTGACTTGGATTCCGGTACCTTCTGGCTCGATGACCTGCGTCTTTCGGACATGGATACCGAATGGGGCTATGCAGCTCGTACGGGCGGCCAGGTGAACTTTGCCGACTTTATTTCGCTTTCCGGTACGATCCGCTACCAGGACGGAAACTTCGCTACGCTTTCGACTTCTAACGGTTCGCCGAAGCCCAAGACTTCTGCAGCTGCCTCCCAGCTCGATGTGGCGGGTGACTTCACCATGAACCTGAACAAGTTCCTGAATGACAGCTCCGGATTCCATATCCCGCTTTCTTTGGGTTACCACAGCTCGACCAAGCGCCCCTACATGAAGCCTACTGACGACATGATGCTCAAGAAGAGCAGCTTCGTAGACCTTACGGGCGACATGTTCCAGAACAAGCTTGCGGTAAATTCCAATAGGGAAGAGCAGGATCTTCGCGATAATGCCGAATCGAAGGGTTACCAGTCCTATACTCGCGATAAGTCCTTTGGCATTAGCTACCGCAAGGATTACCACGCTCACGATTCCAAGCTGGGCGAAGTGATGTCGCAGATCTTCTTGGATCGTCCGGCAGTGAGCTATTCTTATAACGAGTCTGAAGGTCGTGCAACTACGTCTGCCGACTCCTCTTATTCGTACCACACGGTGATTGAATATAAATTGGGAACCTTCAGCAACTTCAAGTTTAGACCGCTTGATGGCCTTTCGAAGTACGAATGGTTGAAGCCCATTTCGAAGTCTGAATTTGAACCCTGGCCGCAGACCTTCGACCTTACCGTTTTCGACTTGAACTACATCCGTTACGTGAACCAGAACCGCGATCCGGATTATGTGGAGCCTCAGGTCGACAAGATCGTGACATACACGACGGAATTGAACCACAAGCTGAATATGCGCTGGAATATCTTCTCGTTCCTGACGACGAACTATTCCTTGAACATCAAGCGTGATATGTACGGCGGTGGCGACCGTGAAGCCTTTGTGAAGAAGAACTTCTTTACCTCTCGTGATGGCGGCCTGTTTGCTAGCGACTACATCTTTGATTACGACCATACGGACCACCGCGTCTATGTTTCGGGCGACAGTATTGTGGCTGTTCCCTACGATACGATTCCGAAGGTTTCTGAATCCGGTGATACTTTTGCCATTGACATGCAGAACCCGAATTCCTACGAGATTCGCTACGATACCACGGTGTTCTACAAGGTGGATAGCGTAGGCTCTAAGTCTTATGGTAAGTCTTACGGTATTTTACGCAACGAACGTGCCCGTTCTCAGCAGTTCAAGATCGGCTTTAACCCTCGCTTGATTCCGTTCTTGCCCTTTAGCGCAAACTTCAGTTCTGACTTTAACCAGCAAAAGACCATTCCCGATGACTTCGACTTTATGGACGAAACGTCTATCGAGAAAAACTACTGGACGATTTCTCAAACCAACCGTTTCGAGTTCTCGCCGTCTTTGAAGGTGCTGGATTTGGCCCGCAGCTTTGGCAAGGAAAACCCGGTGGCTAGTGCCTTCGATAAGGTCAAGTGGCGTGAAGTCCGCTTTAATTGGACCGCCAGCACTAACACCGTGGGTGAAAACTTTACCTTGGCTCAGTTGTACGAAGACCAGGGTGTGACTCCGCTGCAGTATTATCTGTATGGCCTTGGCTTGGGTAACGGTTATCGTAACCGAGGCTTCTATAACATTGTCACGGGCGACATGGGACTGGATCATCGCGACGATTTCACTCGTTTTGCCCAGTATAGAAACCGCCATGTCGATACGTTGGTGTACCAGGGTAACTTTAGGCATTCCGTGTCCCGTCAGTTCCAGGTCGGATCTGGCATTACGCTCCCGATTTGGGATATCGGCGTGACAGGCGATTTGCAGTGGAAGGAAGACTTCTCGCAGTCTAGAGAATACCCGATGTATATCGATACCACGACGGTGTGGCCGAAGATTGGCGTTGGTGTGACGGTGCCGAACTTTGCCCAACGTATTTCGTTCTTGAATCGTTTCCGTAGCGTGTCTACCTACCATCGCTTTGACTACGCTTACACCACCACGGTTCACCCGTTCCAGAGTGCTGAAGATTCCTGGTCCCAGAGCATCAACTTCAATCCGCTCATCCGCATTACCTTCTTGCTGCAGAACAGCATGCGTATCGAAAACAGCGTGCGCATGAAGATCGAAGATACGGATAGGCGCCCCAAGGAAGAAGTGATCGGCATTACCACCTGGCCGGATTCTTCGGGTACGGGCAAGGATACGTCGGATTACTTCTGGGAAACGCCGTGGATTCACACGTCGCTCTATAACGACTTCATGTTCAACATTGGCGATGACTTTACCATTACTTACCCGCTCAAGCTCGATAAGGCCGTGAAGTTCTTCAAATGGTTCTTCAAGTTCAAGAATTCGATTGACTTGAAGCTTACTGCTGGTTACGACTACAAGAAGACCATTCGTAAGGAATACGATCCTGACGAAGGTTACAACAAGTGGAACAAGGAAAGCGGAACGGATGGCGTGTTCAAGCAGTGGACGTTTGATGACGGCTTGTATGGCAACGTGAGGGATACGGTGGCCTACAACCCGAAACTTTCTCTGACAGATCGCACGGTGCCGTCTCGTACTCATGAATGGTTTATTCGCCCCAGCGCTGGTTACCAGTTCAACAAGATTGCCTCGATGAGCAGCTACATTGAATATCGCCAGATTCATGAAAAGCTGGATGATGAAACTCCGCACTTGCGTCAGATTCTGCAATTTGAAATTGCACTGATGTTGAGGTTCGACTAA